The DNA segment AATCTGAATCACAGTGGCCGAAAAACCACACTGGGGCATCACAGGTGTACCCTTCATAAACAAAACAACCTCTTGGGCCTTGATGACTTCAGAAATACGGTTGTGGGTTTCATCTTGCATGGTCATAGCAGTACTCCAAACACTGATTCATTATCGTTTCATCACGATATGCTAGGTGTATTAACCCAACAATACCCCCGTGCAAAGCCAGA comes from the Deltaproteobacteria bacterium genome and includes:
- a CDS encoding monothiol glutaredoxin, Grx4 family, with the protein product MTMQDETHNRISEVIKAQEVVLFMKGTPVMPQCGFSATVIQI